A window of the Flavobacterium sangjuense genome harbors these coding sequences:
- a CDS encoding RNA polymerase sigma factor gives MNQNEFMQLVNPFKDKLFRVAKRLLVSTEEAEDATQEVLVKLWNKNESLDEYKSVEALAMTMTKNYCLDQLKSKRAGNMRIVHNNFTDREATLQQKVEDTDTWKWVEKIMNNLPEQQKLIVQMRDIEEMEFEEIGKVLEMNEQAIRTALSRARKVIREKMIKTHHYGIG, from the coding sequence ATGAACCAAAATGAGTTTATGCAACTTGTTAATCCTTTTAAGGACAAACTCTTTCGAGTGGCGAAACGATTACTCGTTAGTACCGAAGAAGCGGAAGATGCCACTCAGGAAGTTTTGGTAAAATTGTGGAATAAGAATGAGAGTCTGGACGAATATAAAAGTGTTGAAGCTCTGGCAATGACGATGACAAAAAATTATTGTTTGGATCAATTAAAATCCAAGCGTGCGGGCAATATGAGAATTGTTCACAATAATTTCACCGACAGAGAAGCGACTTTACAACAAAAAGTTGAAGACACTGACACTTGGAAATGGGTTGAAAAAATAATGAACAACCTGCCCGAACAGCAAAAACTAATTGTTCAAATGCGGGACATTGAAGAAATGGAATTTGAAGAAATAGGCAAGGTTTTAGAAATGAATGAGCAGGCCATTCGCACCGCATTATCAAGAGCACGAAAAGTTATAAGAGAAAAAATGATAAAAACACATCATTATGGCATTGGATAG
- a CDS encoding iron chelate uptake ABC transporter family permease subunit, with amino-acid sequence MKNRNTILFSGLSLLLLLTLLLNISMGQVAIPIKEVFRSLFGCHASKETWEYIIVNFRLPKAITAILVGIGLSISGLLMQTLFRNPLAGPYVLGLSSGSSLGVAFVILGSGFLPAVFSQFLLSSYGIILASCIGSSLVLVMILIVSQRLRDTMSILIVGLMFSSFTSAIVSVFTYFSSAEQLQKYTFWSMGSIGNLSWQNISILAVCTVVGLLFSLLSLKPLDALLLGENYAKSMGLNIRKARYIIIFATSILAGSITAFAGPIAFIGLAVPHLGKLLFQTSNHKVLFFATLLIGSIIMLFCDTISQMPGFDFTLPINAITSIIGAPIVIWLIVRKKSIQ; translated from the coding sequence TTGAAAAACAGAAACACCATATTATTTTCAGGATTATCGCTGCTATTGCTATTGACATTGTTATTGAACATTTCAATGGGGCAAGTTGCCATTCCGATTAAAGAAGTTTTCAGGAGTTTGTTTGGATGTCATGCATCCAAAGAAACATGGGAATATATTATTGTTAATTTTCGTTTACCAAAAGCCATAACCGCTATTCTTGTTGGTATCGGGCTTTCAATTTCGGGTTTGTTGATGCAGACCTTATTCAGAAATCCGCTAGCCGGACCTTATGTGCTCGGATTGAGTTCGGGTTCGAGTTTAGGCGTTGCTTTTGTGATTCTTGGATCTGGTTTTTTACCTGCTGTTTTTTCGCAATTCCTGCTTTCTTCCTATGGAATTATTTTGGCTTCCTGTATTGGAAGTTCTTTAGTCTTAGTGATGATTTTAATAGTTTCCCAACGCTTGCGCGACACGATGTCGATATTGATTGTGGGTTTGATGTTTAGCAGTTTTACGAGTGCGATAGTGAGTGTATTTACCTATTTCAGTTCGGCGGAACAATTGCAGAAATATACGTTTTGGTCAATGGGAAGCATTGGCAATTTATCGTGGCAGAACATTTCGATTTTAGCGGTTTGTACAGTTGTTGGATTATTGTTCAGTCTGCTTTCTTTAAAACCTTTGGACGCATTGCTGCTTGGAGAAAACTATGCCAAAAGCATGGGGTTGAATATCAGAAAAGCGCGTTATATCATCATATTTGCAACGAGTATTTTGGCTGGAAGCATTACTGCTTTTGCCGGACCAATTGCTTTTATCGGATTGGCGGTTCCACATTTGGGGAAACTATTATTTCAAACGAGTAATCATAAAGTGTTGTTTTTTGCAACATTGCTTATCGGTTCTATTATAATGTTGTTTTGTGATACGATTTCACAAATGCCGGGTTTTGATTTTACCTTACCAATAAATGCGATTACGTCTATTATTGGAGCGCCTATAGTGATTTGGTTAATTGTCAGAAAGAAAAGTATACAGTAA
- a CDS encoding tRNA (cytidine(34)-2'-O)-methyltransferase: MLNIVLVEPEIPNNTGNIGRLSVGTESRLHLIHPFGFVINDKNLKRSGLDYWVHLDVTEYQNVAEWMEQIKDKSRVFLMSSHAAKSIYEAEFQDGDWLVFGKESVGLSKEFLALFENHLTIPMSSLIRSYNIANSVAFVVGEAKRQISLK; the protein is encoded by the coding sequence ATGCTCAACATCGTTTTAGTAGAACCCGAAATCCCAAACAACACTGGAAACATTGGACGATTGTCTGTTGGAACTGAAAGTCGGTTGCACTTAATTCATCCGTTTGGATTTGTAATCAATGACAAAAACCTAAAGCGTTCCGGTTTGGATTATTGGGTGCATTTAGATGTTACAGAATATCAAAACGTAGCTGAATGGATGGAACAGATTAAAGATAAATCCAGAGTTTTTCTGATGAGTTCACACGCTGCAAAATCGATTTATGAAGCTGAATTTCAGGATGGAGATTGGTTGGTTTTTGGTAAAGAAAGTGTTGGTTTATCTAAAGAGTTTTTGGCATTATTCGAAAATCATTTGACAATTCCAATGTCGAGTTTAATCCGGAGTTATAATATTGCCAATTCGGTGGCGTTTGTAGTTGGTGAAGCTAAAAGGCAGATTAGTTTGAAATAA
- a CDS encoding ABC transporter ATP-binding protein: MSSNKIILSTSNLSIGYQSKKGKNTIAENLNLTFKEGRLISLVGGNGIGKSTLLRTVTGIQKPLTGTVTLNEKDIHHYEALALAQNLSLVLTEKLPPSNLTVFELIALGRQPYTNWLGKLSAEDLEKINQAIALTHIEHLLDKKHHEISDGQLQIVLIARALAQDTPLIILDEPTTHLDLFHKVSVFKLLKKLSQETNKCILFSTHDIDLAIQLSDEMIVMTESSVEQDQPCNLITKGIFNSLFKDSSITFDGERGKFVISN; encoded by the coding sequence ATGAGTTCGAATAAAATCATACTTTCCACTTCAAATTTATCCATTGGATACCAATCCAAAAAGGGGAAAAACACTATAGCTGAAAACCTCAATCTGACTTTTAAAGAAGGCAGATTAATTTCATTGGTTGGTGGAAATGGTATTGGAAAATCGACTTTATTACGAACGGTAACCGGAATTCAAAAACCGTTGACCGGAACGGTTACGCTAAACGAAAAAGATATTCATCACTACGAAGCGTTGGCGTTGGCACAAAATCTTAGTTTGGTATTAACCGAAAAACTACCGCCAAGTAATTTGACTGTTTTTGAATTGATTGCGTTAGGAAGACAGCCTTATACGAATTGGCTTGGCAAACTCTCCGCAGAAGATTTAGAGAAAATAAATCAGGCGATTGCACTCACACATATTGAACATTTGCTTGACAAAAAGCATCATGAGATTAGCGATGGACAATTGCAGATTGTTTTAATTGCAAGAGCATTGGCACAAGATACGCCTTTGATAATTTTGGATGAACCAACCACACATTTGGATTTGTTTCACAAAGTTTCGGTTTTTAAACTCTTGAAAAAGTTATCACAGGAGACCAATAAATGCATATTATTTTCGACTCACGATATTGATTTGGCTATACAACTTTCGGACGAAATGATTGTAATGACTGAAAGTTCAGTAGAGCAAGATCAACCTTGCAATTTGATTACGAAAGGAATTTTTAATTCGCTTTTTAAAGATTCGTCCATCACTTTTGATGGCGAAAGAGGGAAGTTTGTTATTTCAAACTAA
- a CDS encoding S41 family peptidase: MKKYVISLLMVFAFVIPFGCSDMDDNAVPTSLEIKDFVWKGMNLYYLWQADVPDLADNRFANQSQLNSFLEPYSSPEELFNHLRVPSPTDRFSVIYSDYRVLEGLLSGTTLNNGMDFGLKHINATTDVFGWVRYVIPNSDAATKDIHRGDIFYAIDGIPLNDDNYRSLLFSNNETYTVNLADYSSDSSGFVTITPNGQSITLTKTALAENPIFFNTVINQGTHNIGYLMYNGFYPNYDSQLNTVFGSFVSQNVTHLVLDLRYNSGGAVNSATKLASMITGQFSGQLFAKEQWNAKAQAYFLSSSPSSLENKFVSGLNSLHLNKVYILTSKASASASELVINCLKPYINVVQIGDVTTGKNVGSITLYDSPTFAKSNVNKNHKYAMQPIVLKIVNKDNFGDYTAGITPTTPLPENLSDLGILGDVDEPLLNVAINQIIASGKMLPQVPNVIQRDFADSKSLEPLRSEMYLDNK; this comes from the coding sequence ATGAAAAAATATGTAATATCACTATTAATGGTGTTTGCATTTGTCATTCCGTTCGGTTGTTCCGATATGGATGACAATGCAGTTCCGACCAGTCTTGAAATAAAAGACTTTGTTTGGAAAGGCATGAATTTATACTATCTGTGGCAAGCCGATGTTCCTGATTTGGCCGATAACCGATTTGCTAATCAATCACAATTGAATTCTTTTTTGGAACCTTATTCCAGTCCGGAAGAATTATTCAATCATCTTCGTGTACCTTCACCAACAGATAGATTTAGTGTGATTTATAGTGACTATAGAGTTTTGGAAGGCTTACTTTCAGGAACTACTTTAAACAACGGAATGGATTTTGGGTTAAAACATATAAACGCAACTACCGATGTATTTGGTTGGGTAAGATATGTCATTCCAAATTCCGATGCTGCTACCAAAGACATCCATCGCGGCGATATTTTTTATGCTATTGATGGAATTCCGTTAAACGATGACAATTATCGCTCACTTTTATTTAGCAATAATGAAACCTACACTGTTAACTTAGCCGACTATAGTAGTGACAGCAGCGGTTTTGTTACTATTACGCCTAACGGGCAATCAATTACATTAACCAAAACGGCTTTGGCAGAAAATCCAATTTTTTTTAATACTGTAATCAATCAAGGTACACACAACATTGGCTATTTAATGTACAACGGATTTTATCCGAATTATGACAGCCAATTAAACACCGTTTTTGGTTCTTTTGTTTCGCAAAATGTAACTCATTTAGTTTTGGATTTGCGTTATAATTCTGGTGGTGCAGTAAATTCAGCTACTAAACTGGCAAGTATGATTACAGGACAATTCTCCGGACAATTATTTGCCAAAGAACAATGGAACGCCAAAGCGCAAGCCTATTTTTTATCCAGTAGTCCATCTTCGTTAGAAAATAAATTTGTTTCCGGGTTAAACAGTTTGCATCTCAACAAAGTATATATACTAACCTCGAAAGCAAGTGCTTCAGCAAGTGAATTGGTTATAAACTGCTTAAAACCCTATATCAATGTTGTTCAAATTGGTGATGTAACTACGGGAAAAAATGTTGGTTCAATAACGCTGTACGACTCGCCTACTTTTGCGAAATCCAATGTGAATAAAAACCATAAATATGCGATGCAGCCTATAGTGTTGAAAATAGTAAATAAAGATAATTTTGGTGATTATACTGCCGGAATTACCCCAACAACTCCTTTACCCGAAAACTTAAGTGACCTTGGTATTTTGGGCGATGTTGACGAACCTTTATTGAATGTCGCAATCAACCAAATAATTGCCAGCGGAAAAATGTTACCACAAGTTCCAAACGTAATTCAACGTGATTTTGCAGATTCCAAATCACTAGAGCCATTGCGAAGCGAGATGTATCTGGATAATAAATAA
- the rmuC gene encoding DNA recombination protein RmuC yields the protein MSASLYIIFAFVIALFIGIYIGKTLLAANSKLDKASLEEKLNGLLQQIEQFKLQLNQTVQERETIRAEKESLAIQLSKKETDFENLWERNKEQKEEVEKLQEKFTKEFENLANKILEEKTNKFTEQNKENLKNILTPLQDKIQLFEKKVEDTHKESIDYHAALRQQILGLREMNEQMSKETLNLTKALKGDSKMQGNWGELILERVLEKSGLEKGREYEVQQSFVTDDGNRVFPDVVINLPDGKKMVVDSKVTLTAYERYINEEDDAEKAQHLKEHVIAIKRHVDQLSEKNYQDLYQMESPDFVLLFIPIESAFALALNEDTSLYNKAFEKNIVIVTPSTLLATLRTIDSMWTNQKQQENALEIARQAGALYDKFEGFVADLVKVGNKIKDSKTEYDNAMSKLVDGSGNLINRVENLKKMGAKAKKALPENILQRANKEEEL from the coding sequence ATGTCAGCTTCTTTATATATCATCTTCGCCTTTGTCATTGCCTTATTCATCGGAATTTATATCGGAAAAACACTTTTAGCAGCCAATTCAAAATTGGACAAAGCGTCTTTGGAAGAAAAATTAAACGGTTTGCTGCAGCAAATTGAACAATTCAAATTACAATTAAATCAAACGGTTCAGGAACGGGAAACTATTCGGGCAGAAAAAGAATCATTGGCGATTCAGTTATCCAAAAAAGAAACTGATTTTGAAAATCTTTGGGAACGCAACAAAGAACAAAAGGAAGAAGTAGAAAAACTTCAGGAGAAATTTACCAAAGAATTCGAAAATCTAGCCAATAAAATCCTTGAAGAAAAAACCAATAAATTCACCGAACAAAACAAAGAAAACCTCAAAAACATCCTGACACCGTTGCAGGATAAAATTCAGCTTTTTGAAAAGAAAGTCGAAGACACACACAAAGAAAGCATTGATTATCATGCTGCATTACGTCAACAAATATTAGGCTTGCGCGAAATGAACGAGCAGATGAGCAAAGAGACTTTAAACCTAACCAAAGCATTGAAAGGTGATAGCAAAATGCAGGGCAATTGGGGCGAATTGATTTTGGAACGTGTATTAGAAAAATCAGGTTTGGAAAAAGGGCGCGAATATGAAGTACAGCAAAGTTTTGTAACCGATGACGGCAATCGTGTTTTTCCTGATGTGGTGATTAATTTACCAGACGGCAAGAAAATGGTAGTCGATTCGAAAGTTACATTGACAGCTTATGAACGTTATATCAACGAAGAAGACGATGCTGAAAAAGCGCAGCATTTAAAAGAGCATGTGATAGCAATCAAACGTCATGTTGACCAATTGAGCGAGAAGAATTATCAGGATTTATATCAAATGGAAAGCCCTGATTTTGTGTTGCTTTTTATTCCAATCGAATCCGCTTTTGCTTTGGCACTGAATGAAGACACTTCGCTTTACAACAAAGCTTTTGAAAAAAATATTGTGATTGTTACGCCATCAACTTTATTGGCAACATTGCGAACTATTGACAGCATGTGGACGAATCAAAAGCAACAGGAAAACGCGTTGGAAATTGCGCGACAAGCCGGAGCTTTGTACGACAAATTTGAAGGTTTTGTAGCTGACCTGGTTAAGGTTGGGAATAAAATAAAAGACTCCAAAACAGAATATGACAATGCCATGAGTAAGCTTGTTGATGGTAGCGGAAATCTAATCAATCGAGTTGAAAACCTAAAGAAAATGGGGGCAAAAGCCAAAAAAGCGTTACCCGAAAATATTTTACAAAGAGCCAATAAGGAAGAAGAATTGTAG
- a CDS encoding T9SS type A sorting domain-containing protein, which produces MKKLLLILFVSNFAFSQPSVEIRLVDYNIGSPIYVWDEFYIHSLNTSNDAGLNAIFTTYGITNYENNEVHPYGPYAGRIKNIRGNVSQQFIDALTAYSSVIESVHITNGMEFTDALRLQLADLTIGSPVGTSGGVIVTNDPGLNAIFQTYNVFFYTQSYPSSTVNNILRYYTVVCNCDKNLLNAALSSYSTVVSTTELYNGGVMLSNPQFEKSKAIISPNPFSDIFDIETKQTIINYSITDITGKTIASTSSKSDLDNQSSQLSAGMYILNLSFDNGQTANYKLIKK; this is translated from the coding sequence ATGAAAAAGTTATTACTTATTTTATTCGTTTCAAATTTTGCATTTTCACAACCAAGTGTAGAGATTAGATTGGTTGATTATAATATTGGAAGCCCAATTTATGTATGGGATGAATTTTATATTCATAGCCTTAACACATCAAACGATGCTGGTTTGAATGCCATTTTCACTACCTATGGCATTACTAATTATGAAAATAACGAGGTTCATCCTTATGGACCCTACGCTGGCAGAATTAAAAATATCCGAGGCAATGTTTCGCAACAATTTATAGATGCATTAACTGCGTATTCATCGGTAATAGAATCAGTACACATTACTAATGGTATGGAATTTACCGACGCATTAAGATTACAATTAGCTGATTTAACTATTGGTTCTCCTGTTGGCACTTCAGGTGGTGTGATTGTCACCAATGATCCTGGTTTGAATGCTATTTTTCAAACTTACAATGTTTTCTTTTATACACAGAGTTATCCTTCATCAACAGTCAACAATATTTTAAGATATTATACGGTAGTTTGTAATTGTGATAAAAACCTTTTAAATGCCGCTTTGTCAAGTTATTCAACTGTTGTTTCAACTACGGAACTGTACAATGGAGGTGTTATGCTTTCAAATCCACAATTTGAAAAATCAAAAGCTATCATTTCTCCCAATCCGTTTTCAGATATTTTCGATATCGAAACAAAGCAAACAATTATCAACTATTCAATAACTGACATCACTGGGAAAACAATAGCTTCAACTTCATCAAAATCAGATTTAGATAATCAATCTTCACAATTAAGCGCCGGAATGTATATCCTGAATCTTAGTTTTGATAACGGGCAGACAGCCAATTATAAATTGATTAAAAAATAA
- a CDS encoding ABC transporter substrate-binding protein — protein sequence MKSMISRILFSFALLFLFSCKNESKSETTISSKNEVRYATGFSIQNYFGYSVVTVKNPWPKATKTYTYILKEKNGLVPDSLKQNTIISVPIKTIVVTSTTHIPSLEMLDEVNTLVGFPHCDYISSEKVRARIDAGKIKELGNNQDLNTEVILDLQPNVIIGYGIDNKNPTLDNLQKSGLKVMLNGDWNEETALGKAEWIKFFGALYGKQKQADEIFTKIEKDYLKTITIAKMAKTTPTILAGDMFEDRWYLPKGTSWGSLLLKQANSNYLWQETSGTGSLSLSFETVFEKAKNADIWITSGQFSSLKEMTDLNPHYAKFDAFRNKNVYSFSGKKGKTGGILYYELAPNRPDLVLKDLVKILHPELLPGYQPFFFEKLQ from the coding sequence ATGAAATCAATGATATCAAGAATTTTATTTTCGTTTGCTCTATTATTTCTTTTCAGTTGCAAAAACGAATCAAAATCAGAAACTACTATTTCTTCAAAAAATGAAGTACGATACGCAACGGGCTTTTCAATTCAAAACTATTTTGGTTATTCGGTAGTGACAGTTAAAAATCCATGGCCAAAAGCGACCAAAACCTATACTTACATACTAAAAGAAAAAAACGGTCTTGTTCCCGATAGTTTGAAACAAAACACCATCATTTCTGTTCCGATAAAAACAATAGTCGTAACCTCAACAACGCATATCCCGTCATTGGAAATGCTTGATGAAGTGAATACTTTAGTGGGTTTTCCGCATTGCGATTATATCTCATCCGAAAAAGTAAGAGCTCGAATTGATGCCGGAAAAATAAAAGAACTCGGCAATAATCAGGATTTAAACACCGAAGTTATACTCGATTTACAACCCAATGTCATCATTGGCTATGGCATTGACAACAAAAATCCAACGCTGGATAATCTGCAAAAAAGCGGCTTAAAAGTGATGCTCAACGGCGATTGGAACGAGGAAACCGCTTTAGGAAAAGCCGAATGGATAAAGTTTTTCGGAGCTTTATATGGCAAACAAAAACAAGCAGATGAAATCTTTACCAAGATTGAAAAAGATTATTTAAAAACCATAACCATTGCAAAAATGGCTAAGACGACGCCAACCATTTTGGCCGGCGATATGTTTGAAGACCGATGGTATTTACCAAAAGGAACCAGCTGGGGAAGTTTGCTTTTGAAACAAGCCAACAGCAATTACCTTTGGCAGGAAACAAGTGGGACCGGTAGTTTATCCTTATCCTTTGAAACCGTTTTTGAAAAGGCTAAAAATGCTGATATTTGGATTACTTCCGGACAATTTTCTTCGCTTAAGGAGATGACCGATTTGAATCCGCATTATGCTAAATTTGATGCTTTCAGGAATAAAAATGTATATTCGTTCAGTGGAAAAAAAGGAAAAACTGGTGGCATTCTTTATTATGAATTGGCACCAAACCGACCAGATTTGGTATTGAAAGATTTAGTAAAAATCCTGCATCCGGAATTGTTGCCTGGCTACCAACCTTTTTTCTTTGAGAAATTACAATAG
- a CDS encoding pseudouridine synthase, giving the protein MHRHFLIHKPHGYLSQFIYEKKRPKRLLGELYNFPEGTMAIGRLDEDSEGLLLLTTDGMMSEIVRSKTVEKEYYAQVDGIINKEAVAQIKRGVEIGFKGIRYTTKECDAKIITQLPDSIGEGRRIRDERHGPTSWVSITLTEGKFRQVRKMTAAVGFPTLRLVRIRVGHLHLQNLKAGEVLEVESFFPNNPITE; this is encoded by the coding sequence ATGCATCGTCATTTCCTAATTCATAAACCTCACGGCTATTTAAGTCAATTCATTTATGAAAAAAAACGCCCTAAAAGGTTGCTTGGCGAATTGTATAATTTCCCCGAAGGAACCATGGCAATTGGCCGATTGGATGAGGATTCCGAAGGATTACTTTTGCTAACCACTGACGGAATGATGAGCGAAATCGTGCGAAGCAAAACCGTCGAAAAAGAATATTACGCACAAGTTGACGGAATTATAAATAAAGAAGCTGTTGCCCAAATTAAAAGAGGTGTCGAAATTGGTTTCAAAGGCATTCGATACACCACCAAAGAATGTGATGCTAAAATCATAACACAACTTCCGGATAGCATTGGCGAAGGAAGAAGAATTCGGGATGAACGTCATGGCCCAACGAGTTGGGTTTCGATAACGTTGACCGAAGGTAAATTCCGCCAGGTGCGAAAAATGACTGCGGCAGTTGGATTTCCAACACTTCGATTGGTCAGAATCCGCGTAGGTCACCTACATTTGCAAAACCTAAAAGCAGGAGAAGTTCTTGAAGTAGAAAGTTTTTTCCCGAATAACCCAATAACCGAATAA
- a CDS encoding TonB-dependent receptor plug domain-containing protein gives MKKTVKAVAILALLNTCAYAQQDSVKVNPLKEVVLSDTKFAQSKEKSGKVIEVITAEDLNKKSGQSLATVLSQVAGVEINGNQSANGKNLGYYIRGGKNRQVLILIDGIPVTDASGISFEYDLRLLPVEQVERIEIMKGAASTLYGTGAATGVINITLKKSAKKEIQGNAYVSIGSNNTSDNYKYKGHDFNQGLSVNGDFKKVNYFAGFNSTETKGMSQIAGENYEPDSFSRQNLLAKLGFKATQKLSLDFFGNYDRIKNDFDFTFDNTGFNDTDANVTTSEQIRFGVSPKYKYNKGEFVLNSGFTKITRDYNEFNAFTSTTDYSVYDSRSVVVDGFNKYNFNKQLFVILGVTYQFNDMKSQTPFSSIENESTKFNILDGYTVLVYNSDFGLNINAGGRLNRHSAYGENNVCNFNPSYNFKTSFPLKVLASYSTAYITPSLYQLYSEYGNEDLTPEKNATVEAGFETELFNKKVKLNAVGFFRSQTNAIDFYFDSSTFEAYYVNVNGETKAKGVETSLNIALTSKLQLNGNYTFTQVDEALDRLIPRHKVNAGLDFQPTTRTLFNVNYQYFDARNDAFYDANIFSVQPAKLGSYQLVNALVKYELIKSRLTIFGAATNILNEEYVENVGYSTRGRNFKIGLNILL, from the coding sequence ATGAAAAAAACAGTAAAAGCAGTAGCTATTTTAGCTTTGCTAAACACTTGTGCCTATGCACAACAGGATTCTGTCAAAGTGAATCCATTGAAGGAAGTGGTGCTTTCAGACACCAAATTTGCGCAAAGCAAAGAAAAATCAGGAAAAGTCATTGAAGTAATTACGGCTGAAGATTTAAACAAAAAATCAGGGCAAAGTCTTGCTACGGTTTTAAGTCAGGTTGCCGGAGTTGAAATTAACGGAAACCAATCGGCTAATGGAAAAAACCTTGGTTATTACATTCGTGGTGGTAAAAATCGTCAGGTTTTGATTTTGATTGATGGGATTCCGGTAACGGATGCATCGGGAATTAGTTTTGAGTATGATTTGCGTTTGTTGCCTGTTGAGCAAGTAGAACGAATTGAAATCATGAAAGGCGCGGCAAGTACGTTATACGGAACCGGAGCAGCAACGGGAGTAATTAATATTACGTTGAAAAAATCGGCTAAAAAAGAAATTCAAGGGAATGCATATGTATCGATTGGATCAAATAATACATCTGATAATTACAAATACAAAGGGCATGATTTTAACCAAGGACTTTCGGTAAATGGTGATTTCAAGAAGGTAAATTATTTTGCCGGATTCAACAGTACTGAAACCAAAGGAATGTCGCAAATAGCCGGAGAGAATTATGAACCGGATAGTTTTTCGAGACAAAATCTTTTGGCAAAACTTGGTTTTAAAGCTACACAAAAACTGAGTTTGGATTTCTTTGGGAATTATGATAGAATCAAAAATGATTTCGATTTTACCTTTGACAACACAGGCTTCAACGATACTGATGCCAATGTGACGACTTCGGAACAAATTCGTTTTGGAGTTTCGCCAAAATACAAATACAACAAAGGTGAATTTGTACTGAACTCCGGTTTTACCAAAATTACCCGTGATTATAACGAGTTTAATGCCTTCACAAGTACAACGGATTATTCGGTTTACGATTCAAGAAGTGTTGTTGTGGATGGATTTAACAAATACAATTTCAACAAGCAATTGTTTGTGATTTTGGGCGTTACGTATCAGTTCAATGATATGAAAAGCCAAACACCTTTCAGCAGTATTGAAAACGAAAGCACCAAGTTCAACATACTTGATGGTTACACCGTTTTGGTATATAATTCTGATTTTGGTCTGAACATTAATGCCGGAGGAAGACTCAACAGACATAGCGCTTATGGCGAAAATAATGTGTGCAATTTTAATCCGTCATACAATTTCAAAACTTCGTTTCCTTTGAAAGTGTTGGCTTCGTATAGCACAGCTTACATTACGCCAAGTTTATACCAATTGTATTCAGAATATGGAAATGAAGATTTAACTCCGGAAAAAAATGCAACCGTTGAAGCTGGTTTTGAAACGGAATTGTTTAATAAAAAAGTAAAGCTGAATGCTGTTGGGTTCTTCCGTAGCCAAACTAATGCAATTGATTTCTATTTCGATTCTTCGACTTTTGAGGCATACTATGTTAATGTAAATGGAGAAACAAAAGCAAAAGGTGTGGAAACGTCTTTGAATATTGCGTTAACTTCTAAACTACAATTAAACGGAAATTATACTTTCACACAAGTTGATGAAGCATTAGATAGATTAATTCCGAGACATAAAGTAAATGCCGGTTTGGATTTTCAACCAACAACCAGAACACTGTTTAATGTGAACTACCAGTATTTTGATGCACGTAATGATGCGTTTTATGATGCCAATATTTTTAGTGTGCAGCCTGCTAAATTAGGTTCGTATCAATTGGTAAATGCTTTAGTGAAATACGAATTGATTAAAAGTCGTTTGACCATTTTTGGAGCAGCGACTAATATTTTAAACGAAGAGTATGTTGAGAATGTGGGTTATTCTACTCGAGGAAGGAATTTCAAAATTGGGTTAAACATTTTGTTGTAA